From a single Actinomyces viscosus genomic region:
- a CDS encoding ABC transporter ATP-binding protein/permease, with translation MSSRRSLVPLPAPLRRGSTPPPVVSSPAGRRAGAASFGLTLLGALGSGWCLISTGRALGALLRSSSASGLLAQALAAAALSAACQLLAQRVARSSALSEEAHLRRLTLAHLLGLGPARAADVRSGATASLLTDGAERVALYRQTFLAPTLAAAAAPLLVLVELAAAVDVVPALVLGTAVVVVPAFIAFAHSRLRASSSDSRRARMRLAAEYLDAIQGLRTLTLARAAERTSARLRLEGETNRRAVMGLLAGNQLVILLTDGLFSLFLITVAAGLALVRLSTGAIEVGDALAIVLTSYVLLEPLDHVGAFFYVGMGGMANQRAIRRILSRPLPRSTARPAAQDRPAAGAQACVVLDDVEATWGEEPVLEDVSLTVRRGEHLAVVGPSGAGKSTLMAMLAGNLLPSAGSLRIEGTELTAATQEQVRAASALVAQTTWLFTGTIADNLRLAQPYATPSQMWHALEVARLDKEVALMPEGLETQVGEAGLGLSGGQAQRLSLARAFLADRPVLLLDEPTSQVDLASEAAIVESIEQLARGRTVITISHRAGALTTADRTVRVEARGLVVTAPAAPTADGAGPGAGPAQTGDAEDGTGQAGGSAPEAVAGNHGEEQA, from the coding sequence GGGAGCACTCCTGCGCTCCTCGTCGGCGTCCGGCCTGCTGGCCCAGGCGCTGGCAGCGGCCGCCCTGAGCGCGGCCTGCCAGCTGCTGGCCCAGCGGGTGGCCCGCTCCAGCGCGCTCAGCGAGGAGGCCCACCTGCGCCGGCTCACGCTGGCTCACCTGCTGGGCCTGGGCCCGGCGCGCGCCGCCGACGTCCGTAGCGGCGCCACCGCCTCCCTGCTGACCGACGGCGCCGAGCGCGTGGCCCTCTACCGCCAGACCTTCCTGGCCCCCACCCTGGCCGCAGCCGCGGCGCCCCTGCTGGTGCTCGTCGAGCTGGCGGCCGCCGTCGACGTCGTCCCCGCCCTGGTGCTGGGTACGGCCGTCGTCGTGGTGCCGGCCTTCATCGCCTTCGCCCACTCGCGGCTGCGGGCCTCGTCGTCGGACTCGCGCCGGGCGCGCATGCGGCTGGCCGCCGAGTACCTCGACGCCATCCAGGGGCTGCGGACCCTCACCCTGGCCCGGGCCGCGGAGCGCACCAGCGCCCGCCTGCGCCTGGAGGGGGAGACGAACCGGCGCGCCGTCATGGGGCTGCTGGCCGGCAACCAGCTCGTCATCCTGCTCACCGACGGCCTCTTCTCGCTCTTCCTCATCACCGTGGCCGCGGGCCTGGCCCTGGTCCGCCTGTCCACCGGTGCGATCGAGGTCGGCGACGCGCTGGCGATCGTGCTGACCTCCTACGTGCTCCTGGAGCCGCTGGACCACGTGGGGGCCTTCTTCTACGTGGGGATGGGAGGCATGGCCAACCAGCGCGCCATCCGCAGGATCCTGTCTCGTCCCCTGCCCCGCTCCACTGCGCGACCCGCGGCACAGGACCGGCCGGCCGCCGGGGCGCAGGCCTGCGTCGTGCTCGACGACGTCGAGGCCACCTGGGGCGAGGAGCCAGTGCTTGAGGACGTGAGCCTGACCGTGCGCCGCGGCGAGCACCTGGCGGTCGTCGGACCCTCGGGGGCGGGTAAGTCCACGCTCATGGCGATGCTCGCCGGGAACCTGCTGCCCAGCGCCGGGTCCCTGCGCATCGAGGGCACCGAGCTGACCGCCGCCACCCAGGAGCAGGTGCGGGCGGCCTCGGCCCTGGTGGCGCAGACGACGTGGCTGTTCACCGGCACGATCGCCGACAACCTGCGCCTGGCCCAGCCCTACGCGACCCCCTCGCAGATGTGGCACGCCCTGGAGGTGGCCCGCCTGGACAAGGAGGTGGCCCTCATGCCCGAGGGGCTGGAGACGCAGGTCGGCGAGGCGGGCCTGGGGCTCTCGGGCGGTCAGGCCCAGCGGCTGTCCCTGGCTCGCGCCTTCCTGGCCGACCGTCCCGTGCTGCTCCTGGACGAGCCCACCAGCCAGGTGGACCTGGCCAGTGAGGCGGCCATCGTCGAGTCCATCGAGCAGCTGGCCCGGGGCCGGACCGTCATCACGATCTCGCACCGTGCGGGGGCGCTGACGACTGCTGACCGGACCGTGAGGGTCGAGGCCCGGGGACTCGTGGTCACTGCCCCCGCCGCCCCCACCGCCGACGGCGCAGGACCCGGCGCCGGCCCCGCCCAGACCGGTGACGCCGAGGACGGCACCGGTCAGGCCGGTGGCAGCGCCCCGGAGGCGGTTGCCGGAAACCACGGGGAGGAGCAGGCGTGA
- a CDS encoding amino acid ABC transporter ATP-binding/permease protein, which produces MIESRRSSVPRSQGAGRSGRRSAKAQAGAPGQEHPSRATLVRWLLQVTRPVLSPLLGSTLCRTIDLLSGVALFSLGAYAVARMGLAVSTGAPLPAIWPVLAVMAGLSLLKAALRYTEQFLGHLVAFKALELLRGQIFRSLIPRSPRVSATSRSGDLLSRATKDVDRIEVFFAHTFAPAVSAVITPVVVLTVIGLKVSWLVALAALPFAVLQLLVVPRLGFAPSLEASRSTSAARADLTQHVTDTVQGMSEVVGYGRSQERLDEMARIDAEIIGASRPGGQWASVRRGVNQLASLTAPIVVVMVGAMLPATGSGAGVPLLAATAAAVLRMSETVRGVEELSGALNASFASAERVWEVVNAPVEVSDGDHELTSGISHEVLWQDISYSYPSTAAQAVHGVSLRARAGKWTCIVGASGSGKSTLAQLALRFDEPESGRILVDGQDVADLRAISLYQEIGMVDQRVHLMRASIIDNVRLAAPSASDAQVRRACRAACIDEDIEALEDGYHTLVGERGQSLSGGQRQRLALARALLARPGVLILDEFTSHLDPELDERVRIGVRTYLPQATIIEITHRLQWSEQADHVVVMDAGTVVQAGPPAKLLAEPGPLRTLTNRGH; this is translated from the coding sequence GTGATCGAGTCCAGGCGTTCATCAGTGCCCCGGTCGCAGGGGGCCGGCCGATCGGGTCGGCGGAGCGCGAAGGCTCAGGCCGGCGCGCCTGGGCAGGAGCACCCGTCGCGTGCGACGCTGGTGCGCTGGCTGCTCCAGGTCACCCGCCCGGTCCTGTCGCCGTTGCTGGGCTCCACGCTGTGCCGCACCATCGACCTGCTCAGTGGTGTGGCCCTGTTCTCCCTGGGGGCCTATGCCGTGGCCCGGATGGGGCTGGCGGTCTCGACCGGTGCGCCCCTGCCCGCCATCTGGCCGGTGCTGGCGGTCATGGCGGGACTGTCCCTGCTCAAGGCGGCGCTGCGCTACACCGAGCAGTTCCTCGGCCACCTGGTGGCCTTCAAGGCCCTTGAGCTGCTGCGCGGGCAGATCTTCCGCTCGCTCATCCCCCGCTCCCCCAGGGTCAGTGCGACGTCGCGCTCGGGCGACCTGCTGTCGCGGGCCACGAAGGACGTGGACCGCATCGAGGTGTTCTTCGCCCACACCTTCGCCCCGGCTGTCTCGGCCGTCATCACCCCGGTCGTGGTGCTCACGGTCATCGGCCTCAAGGTGTCCTGGCTGGTGGCGCTGGCGGCGCTCCCCTTCGCGGTACTCCAGCTGCTGGTCGTGCCCCGCCTGGGCTTCGCGCCCTCCCTGGAGGCCTCCCGCTCGACCTCGGCGGCGCGGGCGGATCTCACCCAGCACGTCACCGACACCGTTCAGGGCATGAGCGAGGTCGTCGGGTACGGGCGCAGCCAGGAGCGCCTCGATGAGATGGCCAGGATCGATGCGGAGATCATCGGGGCCTCGCGGCCCGGCGGCCAGTGGGCCTCCGTGCGCCGGGGCGTCAACCAGCTGGCGAGCCTGACCGCGCCGATCGTCGTCGTCATGGTCGGGGCGATGCTGCCCGCCACCGGCTCCGGTGCCGGCGTCCCCCTCCTGGCCGCCACTGCGGCGGCGGTGCTGCGGATGAGCGAGACCGTGCGCGGCGTCGAGGAGCTCTCGGGGGCGCTCAACGCCTCCTTCGCCTCGGCCGAGAGGGTGTGGGAGGTTGTCAACGCCCCCGTGGAGGTGAGCGACGGCGACCACGAGCTGACCAGCGGCATCTCCCACGAGGTCCTGTGGCAGGACATCAGCTACTCCTACCCCAGTACCGCCGCGCAGGCCGTCCACGGGGTGAGTCTGAGGGCCAGGGCCGGCAAGTGGACCTGCATCGTGGGAGCCTCCGGCTCGGGCAAGTCGACGCTGGCCCAGCTGGCGCTGCGCTTCGACGAGCCCGAGTCGGGCCGCATCCTCGTCGACGGCCAGGACGTGGCCGACCTGCGCGCCATCAGCCTCTACCAGGAGATCGGCATGGTGGATCAGCGGGTCCACCTCATGCGCGCCTCCATCATCGACAACGTTCGCCTGGCGGCGCCGTCGGCCAGTGACGCCCAGGTGCGCCGGGCCTGCCGGGCCGCCTGCATCGATGAGGACATCGAGGCCCTCGAGGACGGCTACCACACGCTCGTGGGTGAGCGAGGCCAGTCCCTGTCCGGGGGCCAGCGCCAGCGCCTGGCGCTGGCGAGGGCCCTCCTGGCCCGTCCCGGCGTGCTCATCCTCGATGAGTTCACCTCGCATCTGGACCCCGAGCTGGACGAGCGCGTGCGCATCGGGGTGCGCACCTACCTGCCGCAGGCCACGATCATCGAGATCACCCACCGCCTGCAGTGGTCCGAGCAGGCCGACCACGTCGTCGTCATGGACGCCGGGACGGTGGTGCAGGCGGGCCCGCCGGCCAAGCTCCTGGCCGAGCCCGGGCCGCTGCGCACGCTCACCAACCGCGGACACTGA
- a CDS encoding dicarboxylate/amino acid:cation symporter translates to MTSTPSAPPSLGHRLSHSILTWVIGAILAALILGSIRVGGHPIIPKAVGNVFATFSDLFSQFLNFAIPLIIIGLVTPAIADLGRGAGKWLGITTALAYTSTLFAGFLTFLVCAATFPRLLAGTSLADVAKPEGALSSYFTVEMPPPVEVMTALLLSFIFGIGLSLVPRGVLRKGSIEFRAIITRLIERMIIPLLPLHIFGIFLNLTYTGAAGSVMKALLRVVVVVLILEVVILAIQFVLAGIIGRRNPLKALLTMVPAYLTALGTSSSAATIPVTLRQTRKNGVSDAVASFTIPLCATIHLAGSTSKIFSFAFAIVLTQDLHVSTAQWVGFIFMLGITMVAAPGVPGGAIMAATGLLSSMLGFDDQQVALMIATYIALDSFGTATNVTGDGAIAIIVDRMAGGSVNDEGDPENVRELSFDGMAYLNAVSVEGVVSPEELEASAAATRSGE, encoded by the coding sequence ATGACAAGCACTCCCTCGGCCCCTCCATCGCTGGGCCACCGCCTCAGCCACAGCATCCTGACCTGGGTCATCGGCGCCATCCTGGCAGCCCTGATCCTGGGGTCGATCCGGGTCGGCGGCCACCCGATCATCCCCAAGGCGGTCGGCAACGTCTTCGCGACCTTCTCCGACCTGTTCAGCCAGTTCCTCAACTTCGCCATCCCGCTCATCATCATCGGCCTGGTGACCCCCGCCATCGCCGACCTGGGGCGCGGCGCCGGCAAGTGGCTCGGCATCACCACGGCCCTGGCCTACACCTCCACCCTCTTCGCCGGCTTCCTCACCTTCCTGGTGTGTGCCGCCACCTTCCCCCGCCTGCTCGCCGGGACCTCCCTGGCCGACGTCGCCAAGCCCGAGGGAGCGCTCAGCAGCTACTTCACCGTGGAGATGCCCCCGCCGGTGGAGGTCATGACCGCCCTGCTGCTCTCCTTCATCTTCGGCATCGGTCTGTCCCTGGTTCCCCGGGGAGTCCTGCGCAAGGGCTCCATCGAGTTCCGGGCCATCATCACCCGGCTCATCGAGCGGATGATCATCCCGCTGCTGCCGCTGCACATCTTCGGCATCTTCCTCAACCTCACCTACACGGGCGCGGCGGGCTCGGTCATGAAGGCGCTCCTGCGGGTCGTCGTCGTGGTCCTCATCCTCGAGGTCGTCATCCTGGCCATCCAGTTCGTCCTCGCCGGGATCATCGGGCGCCGCAACCCGCTCAAGGCCCTGCTCACCATGGTCCCGGCCTACCTGACGGCTCTGGGCACCTCGTCGTCGGCGGCCACGATCCCGGTCACCCTGCGCCAGACGCGGAAGAACGGCGTGTCCGACGCGGTGGCCTCCTTCACCATCCCCCTGTGCGCCACGATCCACCTGGCGGGGTCGACCTCGAAGATCTTCTCCTTCGCCTTCGCCATCGTCCTCACCCAGGACCTGCACGTGAGCACCGCCCAGTGGGTCGGCTTCATCTTCATGCTCGGCATCACGATGGTGGCCGCACCGGGTGTGCCCGGGGGCGCCATCATGGCGGCCACCGGACTGCTGTCATCCATGCTCGGCTTCGACGACCAGCAGGTCGCCCTCATGATCGCCACCTACATCGCCCTGGACTCCTTCGGGACCGCCACCAACGTCACCGGTGACGGCGCCATCGCCATCATCGTGGACCGCATGGCCGGCGGCTCCGTCAACGACGAGGGCGACCCGGAGAACGTCCGCGAGCTCTCCTTCGACGGCATGGCCTACCTCAACGCCGTCAGCGTCGAGGGCGTCGTCAGCCCCGAGGAGCTGGAGGCCTCGGCCGCCGCCACCCGCTCCGGGGAGTAG
- a CDS encoding DUF3017 domain-containing protein, which produces MTHDPHPRQAEHKEPYRTICVVLVAIGLAAVPAIALLGHRRIAVLWAATGILALAIVRIQRPDGTWLAARSRLFDVVFGIGLAAVLFLLSPYVNLPHVL; this is translated from the coding sequence GTGACTCACGACCCGCATCCCCGGCAGGCCGAGCACAAGGAGCCCTACCGCACCATCTGCGTCGTTCTCGTGGCCATCGGCCTGGCGGCGGTTCCCGCCATCGCGCTGCTGGGACACCGCCGTATCGCCGTCCTGTGGGCGGCCACCGGGATCCTGGCGCTGGCCATCGTCCGGATCCAGCGCCCCGACGGCACCTGGCTGGCGGCGCGCAGCCGCCTGTTCGACGTCGTCTTCGGCATCGGCCTGGCCGCCGTCCTGTTCCTCCTGTCCCCGTACGTCAACCTGCCCCACGTCCTGTGA
- the purH gene encoding bifunctional phosphoribosylaminoimidazolecarboxamide formyltransferase/IMP cyclohydrolase: MSPSSSSQSSQPDQTVSQPAAEAVPTTPVPTEGLVSPDRLPVRRALVSVYDKTGLVPLAHALADAGVEIVSTGSTAATIAAAGLAVTPVEEVTGFPECLEGRVKTLHPAVHAGILADRRKPDHLDQLQALGVTPIDLVVVNLYPFSDTVASGAPFDACVEQIDIGGPTMVRAAAKNHPAVAVVTSPASYDDVAAAVREGGFTLAARRRLAAEAFAHTAAYDAAVSTWLAGQVEADAAGVADAEGDGSGEPAALPAYVGAGYERLASLRYGENPHQRAAVYRTAGAGGGVAGARQLHGKAMSYNNYTDTDAAVRAAYDHGDAVTVAVVKHANPCGIAVSAAGDVAEAHRKAHACDPVSAYGGVIATNATVTAEMARQIKPIFTEVVAAPAFDDEAVEILSTKKNLRLLVVEPPQREGYEIKQVSGGAVIQERDVLNAPGDDPATWTLAAGPAADDALLAELAFAWRSVRAVRSNAVLLAQDGATVGVGMGQVNRVDSCRLAVERANTLGARSTGDAAAGGSQKEKGAVGGADAAEVLGEAGSAAVPERARGAVAASDAFFPFADGLQVLIDAGVRAVVQPGGSIRDQEVIDAAQAAGVTMYLTGTRHFAH; encoded by the coding sequence ATGTCCCCGTCGTCGTCCTCCCAGTCATCTCAGCCGGACCAGACCGTCAGCCAGCCCGCCGCGGAGGCGGTTCCCACCACCCCCGTCCCCACCGAGGGCCTCGTCAGCCCCGACCGCCTCCCCGTGCGACGCGCCCTCGTCTCCGTCTACGACAAGACCGGCCTCGTCCCACTCGCTCACGCCCTGGCCGACGCCGGCGTCGAGATCGTCTCCACCGGCTCCACCGCCGCCACCATCGCCGCCGCCGGCCTGGCCGTCACCCCGGTGGAGGAGGTCACCGGCTTCCCCGAGTGCCTTGAGGGACGGGTCAAGACCCTCCACCCGGCCGTCCACGCAGGCATCCTCGCCGACCGCCGCAAGCCCGACCACCTCGACCAGCTCCAGGCCCTGGGAGTGACCCCCATCGACCTGGTCGTGGTCAACCTCTACCCCTTCAGCGACACCGTCGCCTCCGGCGCCCCCTTCGACGCCTGCGTCGAGCAGATCGACATCGGCGGGCCCACCATGGTGCGCGCCGCCGCCAAGAACCACCCCGCCGTCGCCGTCGTTACCAGCCCCGCGAGCTATGACGACGTCGCCGCCGCCGTACGCGAGGGCGGCTTCACCCTGGCCGCCCGACGCCGCCTGGCCGCCGAGGCCTTCGCCCACACCGCCGCCTACGACGCCGCCGTGTCCACCTGGCTGGCCGGGCAGGTCGAGGCCGACGCCGCCGGCGTGGCCGATGCCGAAGGCGACGGTTCCGGCGAGCCGGCCGCCCTGCCCGCCTACGTCGGCGCCGGCTACGAGCGCCTGGCGAGCCTGCGCTACGGGGAGAACCCCCACCAGCGCGCCGCCGTCTACCGCACCGCCGGGGCCGGCGGGGGAGTGGCCGGCGCCCGTCAGCTCCACGGCAAGGCCATGAGCTACAACAACTACACCGACACCGACGCCGCCGTGCGCGCCGCCTACGACCACGGAGACGCCGTGACGGTCGCCGTCGTCAAGCACGCCAACCCCTGCGGCATCGCCGTGTCCGCCGCCGGCGACGTCGCCGAGGCTCACCGCAAGGCCCACGCCTGCGACCCGGTCTCCGCCTACGGCGGCGTCATCGCCACCAACGCCACCGTCACCGCCGAGATGGCCCGCCAGATCAAGCCGATCTTCACCGAGGTCGTCGCCGCCCCCGCCTTCGACGACGAGGCCGTGGAGATCCTGTCCACCAAGAAGAACCTCCGCCTGCTCGTCGTCGAGCCCCCTCAGCGCGAGGGCTACGAGATCAAGCAGGTCTCCGGCGGCGCCGTCATCCAGGAGCGCGACGTCCTGAACGCCCCGGGCGACGACCCGGCGACCTGGACCCTGGCCGCCGGGCCCGCCGCCGACGACGCCCTGCTGGCCGAGCTCGCCTTCGCCTGGCGCTCGGTGCGCGCCGTGCGCTCCAACGCGGTCCTCCTGGCCCAGGACGGCGCCACCGTCGGGGTGGGCATGGGGCAGGTCAACCGCGTCGACTCCTGCAGGCTGGCCGTTGAGCGCGCCAACACCCTGGGCGCCCGCTCCACCGGCGACGCCGCGGCTGGCGGCTCCCAGAAGGAGAAGGGAGCCGTCGGCGGGGCCGACGCCGCCGAGGTCCTGGGCGAGGCGGGCAGCGCCGCCGTCCCGGAGCGCGCCCGCGGGGCCGTGGCCGCCTCCGACGCCTTCTTCCCCTTCGCCGACGGCCTCCAGGTCCTCATCGACGCCGGGGTGCGCGCCGTCGTCCAGCCCGGCGGGTCCATTCGCGACCAGGAGGTCATCGACGCCGCCCAGGCCGCCGGCGTCACCATGTACCTCACCGGCACCCGGCACTTCGCCCACTGA
- the hchA gene encoding glyoxalase III HchA, producing the protein MSMTASKTSVPDRAEHNAFFPSEYSLGQYVPARTDFDGAVGAPQVTSGPRKILAIAVDERYLPTQGGKLFSTGNHPVETLLPLMHLQAAGYEVEVATLSGNLAKFEMWAFPAKDEAVKTAYEGLLPALEHPKRLADVVATELGEDSEYAAVFIPGGHGAMGGGVPDSADIKDTLVWALENDRPVITLCHGPAALCAATDEEGASYFAGYSLCVFPDALDKGANVEIGYLPGQLTWMLGERLKQQGLTIVNDGMSGQVHRDRLLLTGDSPLAANALGRLAVETLTGRTYSA; encoded by the coding sequence ATGAGTATGACTGCCTCCAAGACCTCCGTCCCGGACCGGGCCGAGCACAACGCCTTCTTCCCCTCCGAGTACTCGCTGGGGCAGTACGTCCCGGCGAGGACCGACTTCGACGGCGCCGTCGGGGCGCCCCAGGTCACCTCCGGCCCCCGCAAGATCCTGGCCATCGCCGTGGACGAGCGCTACCTGCCCACGCAGGGCGGCAAGCTGTTCTCCACCGGCAACCACCCGGTGGAGACCCTGCTGCCCCTCATGCACCTGCAGGCCGCCGGCTACGAGGTCGAGGTGGCCACGCTGTCAGGCAACCTGGCGAAGTTCGAGATGTGGGCGTTCCCCGCCAAGGATGAGGCGGTCAAGACCGCCTACGAGGGCCTGCTGCCCGCCCTGGAGCACCCCAAGCGCCTGGCCGACGTCGTCGCCACCGAGCTCGGTGAGGACTCCGAGTACGCCGCGGTGTTCATCCCCGGCGGCCACGGCGCCATGGGCGGCGGCGTTCCGGACAGCGCCGACATCAAGGACACCCTGGTGTGGGCGCTGGAGAACGACCGCCCGGTCATCACCCTGTGCCACGGCCCGGCCGCCCTGTGCGCCGCCACCGACGAGGAGGGGGCCTCCTACTTCGCCGGCTACTCGCTGTGCGTCTTCCCCGACGCCCTGGACAAGGGCGCCAACGTGGAGATCGGCTACCTGCCCGGGCAGCTGACCTGGATGCTGGGCGAGCGTCTCAAGCAGCAGGGCCTGACCATCGTCAACGATGGTATGAGCGGCCAGGTCCACCGCGACCGCCTCCTGCTCACCGGTGACAGCCCCCTGGCGGCCAATGCCCTGGGCCGCCTCGCCGTGGAGACCCTGACCGGCAGGACCTACAGCGCCTGA
- a CDS encoding cell division protein PerM, with translation MSPERSRVTALTSWTLWSLRVGIESVGLTWLVVVLLTVAVSMATSSLSAAAALSTGEALRAGTALWSLGFGGMITSSSQDQGALSLPLLGLTLVQVGWTWSCVRRARPTRPAAGAAIVVASAAAAVLACLTGPKGLETWPAVGGIAAITGAVVGIQLQRSGNGWPALTRWWERRPHWVGPALSLAYGAARALVLLSLLVAAAAVFTGAGRVSVLHDALAGGGFVSMAGLVLLQLGWVPTLLVWGCSWLIGAGFSVGTGTVFAPDRVVAGPVPTLPLLGLLPTAPLSTVGLWLPLVVTAGAMVAAWRRRSVLNALRVRYAVSAAGLAAVLVAGGVGLLCLAASGSVGPGRMTDVGPQILYTVILVLVEVGVGLAAMAVLAHPYTRTWARGALPESILPASRSQEPAEADRSDEEDEA, from the coding sequence TTGAGCCCGGAGCGGTCGCGAGTCACTGCCCTGACGTCCTGGACCCTGTGGTCCCTGCGCGTGGGGATCGAGTCGGTCGGACTGACCTGGCTGGTGGTGGTGCTGCTGACGGTCGCCGTGTCCATGGCGACCTCCAGCCTCAGTGCCGCGGCCGCCCTGAGCACGGGCGAGGCGCTGCGCGCCGGAACCGCCCTGTGGAGCCTCGGCTTCGGGGGGATGATCACCTCGTCCTCCCAGGACCAGGGGGCTCTCAGTCTGCCGCTGTTGGGGCTGACCCTGGTGCAGGTGGGCTGGACCTGGAGCTGCGTGCGGCGCGCCCGCCCCACCCGCCCGGCGGCCGGGGCGGCCATCGTCGTGGCCTCCGCAGCCGCCGCCGTCCTGGCCTGCCTGACCGGCCCCAAGGGGCTGGAGACCTGGCCGGCCGTGGGTGGTATCGCCGCGATCACGGGCGCCGTCGTGGGCATCCAGCTCCAGCGCTCCGGGAACGGCTGGCCGGCCCTGACCCGATGGTGGGAGCGCCGCCCCCACTGGGTCGGCCCGGCCCTGTCGCTGGCCTACGGGGCCGCGCGGGCCCTGGTGCTGCTCAGCCTCCTGGTGGCGGCCGCGGCCGTCTTCACCGGAGCCGGTCGGGTCTCGGTCCTGCACGACGCCCTGGCCGGGGGCGGCTTCGTCTCGATGGCCGGCCTGGTCCTGCTCCAGCTCGGCTGGGTGCCGACCCTGCTCGTCTGGGGCTGCTCCTGGCTCATCGGCGCCGGCTTCTCCGTGGGCACGGGGACGGTCTTCGCCCCCGACCGTGTGGTGGCCGGCCCCGTACCCACCCTGCCGCTGCTGGGACTGCTGCCGACGGCGCCCCTGAGCACCGTGGGCCTGTGGCTCCCGCTCGTGGTGACGGCCGGGGCGATGGTGGCCGCCTGGCGGCGTCGATCGGTTCTCAACGCCCTGAGGGTGCGCTACGCCGTCAGCGCCGCCGGTCTCGCGGCCGTCCTGGTGGCCGGCGGCGTGGGCCTGCTGTGCCTGGCCGCCTCCGGCTCCGTGGGCCCCGGCCGGATGACCGACGTCGGCCCGCAGATCCTCTACACGGTGATCCTCGTCCTCGTGGAGGTCGGGGTCGGTCTGGCCGCCATGGCGGTCCTCGCCCACCCCTACACGCGCACCTGGGCCCGGGGCGCCCTGCCCGAGTCGATCCTGCCGGCCTCGCGCTCCCAGGAGCCGGCCGAGGCCGATCGCAGCGACGAGGAGGACGAGGCCTAG
- the sucD gene encoding succinate--CoA ligase subunit alpha, translating into MSIFLTETDRVIVQGMTGSEGRKHTTRMLSAGTKVVAGVNPRKAGTTVTFDVAPIGPGAGEVQAGTVEVPVYGTVAEARQATGAEVSVVFVPPTFAKGAVVEAVDAGVRLVVVITEGIPVADATWMRAYAADRGVQIIGPNCPGIISPARSNVGITPPDITGPGPLGLVSKSGTLTYQLMHELSDLGFTTCIGIGGDPVVGTTHIDALAAFEADPDTRLVVMIGEIGGDAEERAAAYIREHMTKPVVAYVAGFTAPEGRTMGHAGAIVSGSSGTAEAKKTALEAAGVRVGRTPSQTAEIARDLYRSLADEVSA; encoded by the coding sequence ATGAGCATCTTCCTGACTGAGACCGACCGCGTCATCGTCCAGGGCATGACCGGCTCCGAGGGCCGCAAGCACACCACCCGCATGCTCTCGGCCGGCACCAAGGTCGTCGCCGGCGTCAACCCCCGCAAGGCCGGCACCACCGTCACCTTCGACGTCGCCCCCATCGGCCCCGGTGCCGGTGAGGTGCAGGCCGGAACCGTCGAGGTCCCCGTCTACGGCACTGTCGCCGAGGCCAGGCAGGCCACCGGCGCTGAGGTGAGTGTCGTCTTCGTCCCGCCCACCTTCGCCAAGGGCGCCGTCGTCGAGGCCGTCGACGCCGGTGTGCGACTCGTCGTCGTCATCACCGAGGGCATCCCGGTGGCCGACGCCACCTGGATGCGAGCCTACGCGGCCGACCGCGGCGTCCAGATCATCGGCCCCAACTGCCCGGGCATCATCTCCCCGGCCCGCTCCAACGTGGGCATCACCCCGCCCGACATCACCGGCCCCGGCCCCCTGGGCCTGGTCTCGAAGTCCGGCACCCTGACCTACCAGCTCATGCACGAGCTGTCCGACCTGGGCTTCACCACCTGCATCGGCATCGGCGGGGACCCGGTGGTCGGCACCACCCACATCGACGCCCTGGCCGCCTTCGAGGCCGACCCCGACACCCGCCTGGTCGTCATGATCGGCGAGATCGGGGGCGACGCCGAGGAGCGGGCCGCCGCCTACATCCGCGAGCACATGACCAAGCCCGTCGTCGCCTACGTCGCCGGCTTCACCGCCCCCGAGGGACGCACCATGGGCCACGCCGGCGCGATCGTCTCCGGCTCCTCGGGCACCGCCGAGGCCAAGAAGACCGCCCTGGAGGCCGCCGGCGTCCGCGTGGGCCGCACCCCCAGCCAGACCGCCGAGATCGCCCGTGACCTCTACCGCAGCCTGGCCGATGAGGTGAGCGCTTGA